ATATATTAAAAAAAAGAGATTATTTAATTTGTTTCATTTTTGAAATCTTCAAAAATTTTACTATATGCAATAAAAAGATTATCTGAATCCAAAATTTTTAAAATATTTAGAAGGTTTAAGTTTTTTTCTTCGTTAATTTTTACTGGATCTCTTACATAGTCGTACAATGCTTTCGCGTATTCTTTTAAGAATCTCTCACCTAATTGGATATCTAAAAATTCATTGGAAGATAACGTTCTTATAAAGTAATCTACTTGAGTATAATTTTTTGCCTCTAAATTTAAAATCACTGTGTTAAATAATAAATTAATAATAATACTTAAATTTATTTTTTTATATAATGTTGTTTTATAAGAAATTTCTTTTGTCAATAAATTTATAGATTCTAAGGGAATAGAAGTCATTGTATTACCATACAGAATTAATTCATATCTAGTCCAATTAGAAACCTTAAAAAGGTAATCTATCAGAAAGGCCAAGCTATCTGTATCTAATTTTTTATCTTCTATCTGTAATCTCATGGCTTTGATCATGATGTAATTCAATTTTGCATATATCGAAGAATTTTCTGTATGAAATTTCCAAACATCTGATTCTATTAAATTAGCTTGATTTAGATTTCCAGAAATTAAAGCCTGAGTCATCTTGAGGAGATAAATATTTTCTGGGGAAGTAGATATATCTTTATATAATAAATTAAATTCACTGAATGTTATATGTAACTTATCTAAAAGTTTTAAAAATTTTGTAGCAGAAATATCAGAAAGGCCACGCTCTACTTTTGAGAGTTGACTTTTAGATAAAATACCACTAGCCAAATTTTCTAAAGATAGATCTTTATCTTCTCTTAAACTAAAAATAATAGTTCCAATGTTTTCCATAAATATTCCTCCGTTTCTTATATGAAACTTATTTCTTTTTTACTATTATATATGATTAAATTATCATTAGAAAGAAGGGTTTTATATGGAAAGCATTTTTAACTACTATATTACTTCTAAATCTGAAAAATTACCTGAACAAGGATGGAAAATTCATATTTCAGCGTATTATGATAACTACCATAACATTTTAAAAAAAATCGCAACTTATTGTTATAGTTATGAAATTCCTTTTAAATACACACAAAAAAAGCATCTACAAATGTTTTTAGGCAAAAATGCTAATAGAATTAGCTCAGGGAAATTAATTACTATTTATCCCAGCACGGAAATAGAATTTATAAAAATAGTAAGGGATTTATATAGCAAACTGAAAAAAGAAAAAGGTCCTAGAATATTAACAGATATTAGATATAAGGATTGTAAAGTTATTTATTATAGATATGGCACTATTTCTAGAAAAGAAAGAGTAATAATTTCACCAAATAATGAAATTACTGCAGATGCAAACAAAGTAGGATATCTAAAACCTAATTTTATTGAAGATCCTCTAGAGAAGTATCAAAGTAATGAAGTAATAAGTAGTTACTTATTAGACAATTATGAAATAGAAAAAAGTATTCAATTTTCAAATTATGGAGGTGTATATGAAGCTGTTAATAAAAATAGTTTAGAAAAAGTTATAATCAAAGAGTTTAGATATAAAACAGGTGAATCAACTACTTTCCAAAGTGTTGATTTAGCGGAAAATGAAACTAAAAATTTATTATTTCTGAAAGGAAAAAATTATGTGCCTCAATTAATTGAGACAATTGTTGAAGAAGATAACTTTTATTTAATTAGGTCATATATACAAGGAAAAAGTTTATCTAATTTAAAAGAAGAGCTGACATTGGCAGTAATCCCTATAGAAAATAAAAAAGAGATACATAACAGGAAAAAAAAATTATATAGTCTTGTAGATAAATTATTCATTAAGTTTGTAGAAATGCATGATTTAGGCTTTTATCATAATGATATATCTCTGAATAATTTCTTAATAGACGATAATTCAAATATATTTTTCATAGATACAGACTCTTCTTTTTTAAGTACTGGGAATTTAAAGTATGTTGTAAGTACAACATACTTTACAGATTCTACTCTTTTAAAAGAACAAACTGGCATTACAATAGATAAAAAAAGGCTAGGGTACTTGATTATCGATTTGACTTGCAGCGCTAACGACTTGTTAGTAATCGATCCTACGGGCCAACAAACAAAGCATTTATTCCTTAAATTTTGTTATCTATATAATTTTATAGAACTATATAGTTTTGTTTCAGAATTGCTTTCTTGGAAAGAACTCCAAATAGAAGAAGGTGCTCATATAATTAAAAGTTTGAGGGATGAGATTAATTTTATTAATAACTACATGAATTGTTCAAGTAACATTACTACAAGTGTAAAAAAATATAAACCAGAAAATATTAATAAAATTTTTCGAAATATTGAAAATAATTTGAAAGGTGACTTACCTAAATTATCTGAGTCAGATTTAAATTATATACAAGCACACCTAACTACATTTAACAGTGAAAAAAAATATAGAAAATCATTTCACTTACTTTTAGAAAAAATGTATATCAAAGTACTAGAATCTGAAAAAAAACTATTTTTAA
The sequence above is a segment of the Carnobacterium inhibens subsp. inhibens DSM 13024 genome. Coding sequences within it:
- a CDS encoding helix-turn-helix domain-containing protein — its product is MENIGTIIFSLREDKDLSLENLASGILSKSQLSKVERGLSDISATKFLKLLDKLHITFSEFNLLYKDISTSPENIYLLKMTQALISGNLNQANLIESDVWKFHTENSSIYAKLNYIMIKAMRLQIEDKKLDTDSLAFLIDYLFKVSNWTRYELILYGNTMTSIPLESINLLTKEISYKTTLYKKINLSIIINLLFNTVILNLEAKNYTQVDYFIRTLSSNEFLDIQLGERFLKEYAKALYDYVRDPVKINEEKNLNLLNILKILDSDNLFIAYSKIFEDFKNETN
- a CDS encoding protein kinase domain-containing protein → MESIFNYYITSKSEKLPEQGWKIHISAYYDNYHNILKKIATYCYSYEIPFKYTQKKHLQMFLGKNANRISSGKLITIYPSTEIEFIKIVRDLYSKLKKEKGPRILTDIRYKDCKVIYYRYGTISRKERVIISPNNEITADANKVGYLKPNFIEDPLEKYQSNEVISSYLLDNYEIEKSIQFSNYGGVYEAVNKNSLEKVIIKEFRYKTGESTTFQSVDLAENETKNLLFLKGKNYVPQLIETIVEEDNFYLIRSYIQGKSLSNLKEELTLAVIPIENKKEIHNRKKKLYSLVDKLFIKFVEMHDLGFYHNDISLNNFLIDDNSNIFFIDTDSSFLSTGNLKYVVSTTYFTDSTLLKEQTGITIDKKRLGYLIIDLTCSANDLLVIDPTGQQTKHLFLKFCYLYNFIELYSFVSELLSWKELQIEEGAHIIKSLRDEINFINNYMNCSSNITTSVKKYKPENINKIFRNIENNLKGDLPKLSESDLNYIQAHLTTFNSEKKYRKSFHLLLEKMYIKVLESEKKLFLNDQNNLSPYVNCTAGLIQVTIKYLDYYYDEKIALFCKELIESIDMTFVRNPSYKYGLSGIADTFLLAYSFYNEDIYLKKAVSKYTIIREFKNVSTNGWLYPDYHLKSDDGNFNTGIEGILYFYKQLYNILEKKVADKNVQLY